A genome region from Chengkuizengella sp. SCS-71B includes the following:
- the lanKC gene encoding class III lanthionine synthetase LanKC: MDLRYIKYVFPKEKYYKTPEENLEDDSKLNVPSHPESWEIRLNSHWTYYFPTNIKLPIQGWKIHISSTTYEAQHTLDITSSFLFDQSVPFKYVSNLRDLLLKNSKYGDRGSSGKFITIYPIDESQFLFLLDHLHKLLKDIPKGPYILSDKRWIDGNVYFRYGAFEEMYIKDGASKILAIKTPSGEYIPDSRGTSYVVPDFIEEPEAIKDMTKDQERMQSVNSELSKYNIKSALHFSNGGGVYLADHIHSGVQVVLKEGRPEAGLDGHGRDAIERLKHEAAILEHLKGLGNVVEYRELFQEWEHIFLVEEYIPGTSLKDWLSSFYPFSRSQDAKDYCEIVIPILKQLKKAVEDVHSRGIGIGDLQPSNIMITTSNRVKLIDFEAASDDLADTENSGLMTPGFTGAEDSTREQIDWFALLRITRYVFVPIGPVQDMSESILKKHDQWIMKHFGEEAIKIIEDVEAECSKRSVKPLVSILSSPLKYLDKDDLPEVISKLRKGIVHDLRAGIRLLPGDIRQFESSSGLLNVLTGGFGVVMALARTGALPKKATEWAVKFSDFKYIDQLDDGLFTGKAGIAGVLYEIGLVNESKAVYHSIQSQLDSEDISLKTGLAGIGLSLLSASTLSSFEAFFEKAVAIGYRLESLLEREIEIKSNELDAVPFGLIEGWSGVSLFFSALYRITWDENWLMLSMRAIEKDTNHCVLEDTGLYQFKEDSRFVSQLDGGSVGIGLAMIELRHLLRSKKWDDELRGIGMCSIQRCLYSPGLFRGLAGLIIGANAVDMELDLQDDKAYLTKTLETMNLYLLGDENELFVPGDFNYRLSGDIFSGASGMLLALNEVNSYGFTWLPLPNISKLFSSYCNTEGSNSVLKGGDFFESSISSSTIRSQERQ; this comes from the coding sequence ATGGATTTGAGGTATATTAAATATGTTTTTCCTAAAGAAAAATATTACAAAACTCCAGAAGAAAATTTAGAAGACGATTCAAAGTTGAATGTTCCTTCTCATCCTGAATCTTGGGAAATTAGGCTTAATAGTCATTGGACTTATTACTTTCCAACTAACATTAAATTACCCATTCAAGGTTGGAAGATTCATATTAGTTCAACAACATATGAAGCCCAACATACGTTAGATATCACTTCTTCCTTCCTTTTCGACCAATCTGTTCCTTTCAAATATGTTTCGAACTTAAGAGATTTATTGCTGAAAAATTCAAAGTATGGTGACAGAGGCAGCTCGGGTAAATTTATTACAATTTACCCCATAGATGAATCACAATTTCTATTCCTATTAGATCATCTTCACAAATTATTAAAAGATATTCCTAAAGGACCCTATATACTAAGTGATAAAAGATGGATCGATGGGAATGTATATTTTCGCTATGGAGCTTTTGAAGAAATGTATATTAAGGATGGTGCATCTAAGATTCTAGCTATAAAAACTCCATCTGGTGAATATATTCCTGACTCTCGAGGTACATCCTATGTAGTCCCGGATTTTATAGAAGAACCTGAAGCGATTAAAGATATGACGAAGGATCAAGAAAGAATGCAGTCAGTCAACTCAGAACTTAGTAAATACAATATCAAGTCAGCTTTACATTTTAGCAATGGTGGTGGTGTGTATTTAGCAGATCACATTCATTCTGGAGTACAAGTAGTTTTGAAAGAAGGGAGACCAGAGGCGGGTCTTGATGGTCATGGTAGGGATGCAATTGAACGTTTAAAACATGAGGCTGCGATTCTTGAACACCTTAAAGGGTTGGGGAATGTTGTGGAATATCGGGAATTATTCCAAGAATGGGAACATATATTTCTCGTTGAAGAGTATATCCCTGGAACTTCATTGAAAGATTGGCTGTCATCATTTTATCCTTTTTCTAGAAGTCAAGATGCAAAAGATTATTGTGAGATTGTGATTCCTATCTTAAAACAGCTAAAGAAAGCAGTGGAAGATGTTCATTCACGAGGTATTGGTATAGGGGACTTGCAACCATCTAACATAATGATTACTACGTCAAATCGTGTAAAGCTTATTGATTTTGAAGCTGCAAGTGATGACTTAGCTGATACGGAAAATTCAGGTTTGATGACTCCTGGTTTTACTGGTGCAGAAGATTCAACAAGAGAACAGATTGATTGGTTTGCACTTTTACGTATAACTAGATATGTGTTTGTTCCTATTGGACCCGTTCAAGATATGTCTGAGAGTATATTAAAGAAACACGACCAATGGATTATGAAACATTTTGGTGAAGAAGCGATCAAAATCATAGAAGATGTTGAGGCTGAATGTAGTAAACGATCTGTTAAACCATTGGTTAGCATCTTATCTTCACCTCTGAAATATTTGGATAAAGATGACTTGCCAGAAGTTATCTCAAAACTAAGAAAAGGGATTGTTCATGATCTCAGAGCAGGAATAAGGCTTTTACCTGGGGATATTCGTCAATTTGAATCATCTTCCGGACTCCTCAATGTCTTAACAGGCGGGTTTGGAGTAGTAATGGCTCTAGCTCGCACTGGTGCATTACCAAAGAAAGCTACGGAATGGGCTGTAAAGTTCAGTGATTTTAAATATATTGACCAATTGGACGATGGGCTTTTTACTGGAAAAGCTGGGATTGCTGGGGTTCTGTATGAAATAGGATTGGTAAATGAATCTAAGGCTGTATATCATTCAATTCAAAGTCAATTAGATTCTGAAGACATATCTCTTAAAACTGGGTTAGCTGGTATTGGACTCTCCTTATTATCTGCATCAACATTAAGTAGTTTTGAGGCATTTTTTGAAAAAGCAGTAGCTATTGGTTATCGGTTGGAATCCCTTCTTGAACGGGAGATTGAGATAAAATCGAATGAACTTGATGCAGTTCCATTTGGGCTTATTGAAGGGTGGTCGGGAGTATCGTTGTTTTTTAGTGCATTGTATAGGATCACTTGGGACGAGAACTGGTTGATGTTATCCATGCGTGCTATTGAAAAGGATACGAATCATTGTGTTCTAGAAGATACAGGGTTATACCAATTTAAAGAAGATTCACGTTTTGTTTCTCAACTTGATGGAGGAAGCGTGGGGATTGGTCTAGCGATGATTGAACTACGTCATCTACTAAGAAGTAAAAAGTGGGATGATGAACTCAGAGGAATAGGGATGTGTTCTATTCAAAGGTGTTTATACAGCCCAGGGCTATTTCGTGGATTGGCAGGACTTATCATAGGTGCTAATGCTGTGGATATGGAATTAGATTTACAAGATGACAAAGCTTATTTAACTAAGACATTAGAGACAATGAATCTTTATTTGCTTGGAGATGAGAATGAACTCTTTGTTCCTGGAGACTTCAATTACAGACTCTCTGGAGACATTTTTTCAGGAGCGTCGGGGATGCTGCTTGCCCTCAACGAAGTCAATTCTTATGGATTTACCTGGTTGCCACTACCAAATATTTCAAAGTTATTCTCTTCATATTGCAACACTGAGGGGAGTAACTCTGTATTGAAAGGAGGTGATTTTTTTGAATCAAGTATTAGTTCTTCAACAATTAGAAGCCAAGAAAGACAGTAA
- a CDS encoding helix-turn-helix domain-containing protein — MELFIQNGYHSTSIDEIANKAKISKGLLYNKREPSCTNFLYYRGLFGKRQ; from the coding sequence ATGGAACTTTTCATTCAAAACGGATATCATTCTACTTCCATTGATGAAATTGCTAATAAAGCGAAAATCTCCAAAGGGCTTCTCTACAACAAAAGAGAACCCAGTTGCACAAATTTCCTATATTATAGAGGGCTCTTTGGAAAACGTCAGTAG
- a CDS encoding AAA family ATPase, translated as MAVGKTTLAKKLENQLSDVYVTYENPYPIIKLREIKHLDINTKEGFIENQRLFIEAEMNRFNNLPDGKIIYDRGPEDIEFYTLYYPIANGYDWDIEAALKEEISELRKLRSDIILYLDANEETLHKRKQNDLIRKRNSFNQNIKLYKYEKEWYKKFNTIFVDVNHKTPEQLEKWALMTLPELMI; from the coding sequence ATGGCTGTAGGGAAAACCACTTTAGCTAAGAAGTTAGAAAATCAACTTAGTGATGTTTATGTGACATATGAAAATCCATATCCCATTATTAAATTAAGGGAGATAAAGCATTTAGATATAAACACTAAGGAAGGATTTATTGAAAATCAACGATTATTTATTGAAGCAGAAATGAATAGATTTAATAACTTACCAGATGGAAAAATAATATATGATAGGGGTCCAGAAGATATCGAATTTTACACGTTGTATTATCCAATAGCTAACGGTTACGATTGGGATATTGAAGCAGCATTAAAAGAAGAAATTTCTGAGCTACGTAAACTTCGTTCTGATATTATTTTGTATTTAGATGCTAATGAAGAAACTCTTCATAAAAGAAAACAAAATGATTTAATTAGAAAAAGGAATTCATTTAACCAGAACATTAAATTGTACAAATATGAAAAAGAATGGTACAAGAAGTTTAATACAATATTTGTAGATGTAAATCATAAAACACCTGAACAATTGGAAAAATGGGCATTAATGACGCTTCCAGAATTAATGATATAA
- a CDS encoding 2'-5' RNA ligase family protein: protein MQYFVGIVPPDEYIEKIIRFQSRWKNNLLVNVVEPHITVKAQGGLTDDIRWIYKLQQVCKGFSSFEVSLDEPMFFGESVLFLSIKSEKIVELHQKIVNAISPDNELIKKYMELDDYVPHLTLGQTFWGLSSEELKDMGNCSKQELSPYPTFEINFIRIYQEIETNRYVKYLDISLKTK, encoded by the coding sequence TTGCAATATTTTGTTGGGATTGTACCTCCAGATGAATATATAGAAAAGATAATTCGATTCCAAAGTAGATGGAAAAATAATTTGCTTGTCAATGTAGTGGAACCACATATAACTGTTAAAGCTCAAGGTGGTTTGACTGACGACATTAGGTGGATTTATAAATTACAACAGGTATGTAAAGGTTTTTCCTCATTTGAAGTATCTTTGGATGAACCAATGTTCTTTGGTGAAAGCGTATTGTTTTTGAGTATTAAATCAGAGAAAATAGTTGAATTACATCAGAAGATTGTTAATGCAATTTCTCCTGATAATGAATTAATAAAAAAATATATGGAATTGGACGACTATGTACCTCACTTAACATTGGGACAAACATTTTGGGGTCTATCCAGTGAAGAATTAAAAGATATGGGTAATTGTTCTAAACAAGAACTCAGTCCTTACCCTACATTTGAAATCAATTTTATAAGAATATATCAAGAAATAGAAACAAACAGGTATGTAAAATATTTAGATATTTCTCTAAAAACTAAGTGA
- a CDS encoding GNAT family N-acetyltransferase, translating into MYIRLAKLKDLQHVLNVLNKVTLALQKKGINQWEYPWDVDNIKSEIKNNYTYVLIDTEIIGAFCIKEIDYLSELTLESNSKYLCKIAILPEYQGKNFGSKIIEYACSSANDVNKTMYLDCWAGNEKLKKFYLNHGFDYQGDFPEEDYFISIFKFN; encoded by the coding sequence ATGTATATAAGACTTGCTAAGTTAAAAGATCTGCAACATGTGTTGAATGTGTTAAATAAAGTTACGTTAGCTTTACAAAAGAAGGGAATCAACCAATGGGAATATCCTTGGGATGTTGATAATATTAAAAGCGAAATAAAGAATAACTATACATATGTATTAATTGATACAGAAATAATAGGTGCTTTTTGCATAAAAGAAATAGATTATTTAAGTGAATTAACACTTGAATCTAATAGTAAATATTTGTGTAAAATTGCCATTCTACCTGAATACCAGGGAAAGAATTTCGGTTCTAAAATAATAGAATATGCTTGTTCTAGTGCAAATGATGTAAATAAGACGATGTACTTAGATTGTTGGGCTGGAAATGAAAAATTAAAAAAATTTTATTTGAATCATGGTTTTGACTATCAAGGTGATTTTCCTGAAGAAGATTATTTTATTAGCATTTTTAAATTCAACTAA
- a CDS encoding class I SAM-dependent methyltransferase, giving the protein MEYRGASAYNDEQFFKNYIKRRNRKESPNNIIEKPVLLEMIGNIEGKKVLDLGCGEAKFGLELLQRGCISYDGVEGSENMVREAIKNLNETGGKVYHSLMENWHFQADEYDLVVSGLALHYLAEIKDVFQNIYKSLLMDGRFIFSVQHPVLTSSIKSAAASSSKEDWIVDDYFHSGERVEPWIDKMVVKYHRTIEEYYQLLKQAGFSIEDIREGAPRVKEFSNESEYRRRMRIPLFLMFSCKK; this is encoded by the coding sequence ATGGAATATAGAGGTGCATCAGCCTATAACGATGAACAATTTTTTAAGAACTATATAAAGAGAAGAAATCGTAAGGAAAGTCCAAACAATATTATTGAAAAGCCTGTATTGTTAGAGATGATTGGGAATATAGAAGGAAAAAAGGTATTAGATTTAGGTTGTGGGGAAGCTAAATTCGGGTTAGAACTTCTTCAAAGAGGATGTATCTCTTATGATGGAGTGGAAGGTTCGGAAAATATGGTCAGAGAAGCAATTAAAAATCTAAATGAAACAGGAGGGAAAGTATATCATTCTTTAATGGAAAATTGGCATTTTCAAGCAGATGAATATGATTTAGTGGTTTCAGGGCTAGCCCTACATTATTTAGCAGAAATAAAGGATGTTTTTCAAAATATTTATAAATCATTATTAATGGATGGAAGATTTATATTTAGCGTTCAACATCCTGTGTTAACTTCATCAATAAAAAGTGCAGCTGCCTCCTCCTCAAAAGAAGATTGGATTGTTGATGATTATTTTCATAGTGGTGAAAGAGTTGAACCGTGGATCGACAAAATGGTTGTTAAATATCATCGTACGATTGAAGAATATTATCAACTATTAAAACAGGCAGGTTTTAGTATTGAAGATATTAGAGAAGGTGCTCCAAGAGTTAAAGAATTCAGTAATGAAAGTGAATATAGACGAAGAATGAGAATTCCTCTCTTCTTAATGTTTTCTTGCAAAAAATAA
- a CDS encoding phosphotransferase: MANNAAKLLASNTVISHRDLDSKNVMWNQDNPVLIDWESAGYINPMQDLIETAIYWSENEIGSIDKKRNAQIMKNSRWGLIK; this comes from the coding sequence ATGGCGAATAATGCAGCAAAATTGCTTGCATCAAATACAGTTATTAGCCATAGAGATTTAGATTCAAAAAATGTTATGTGGAATCAAGACAATCCAGTCCTAATTGATTGGGAATCAGCTGGCTATATAAACCCTATGCAAGATTTGATTGAAACAGCAATTTACTGGTCTGAAAATGAAATAGGAAGCATTGATAAAAAAAGAAATGCACAGATCATGAAGAACAGCAGATGGGGACTAATCAAGTAA
- a CDS encoding nucleotidyltransferase domain-containing protein: protein MDINAFLEKVKTHLKQKYECHTIILYGSYNTGDYSEDSDIDIICFTDKSDDQNEVELFEGKQLDVWIYNTNKMRNHTQYLRVNKGKILFNDKGLAERFLSEIEKVFNEGPKKLSTKEKEFLKTWLRKMKLRSNNNDIEGNYRFHWMLKDSLEIYFELKGLWYLGPKKSFNWLYKNDKVAYNLFKNAFEKNKNTNDIEQLLEYLYEI from the coding sequence ATGGATATTAATGCTTTCTTAGAAAAAGTAAAAACACATCTAAAACAAAAATACGAGTGCCATACAATAATACTATATGGGTCTTACAATACAGGGGATTATTCAGAAGATAGTGATATAGATATTATTTGCTTTACCGATAAATCAGATGACCAAAACGAAGTAGAGTTGTTTGAAGGAAAACAATTAGATGTCTGGATTTACAATACTAACAAAATGAGAAACCACACCCAATATTTAAGAGTTAATAAAGGAAAGATTTTGTTTAATGATAAAGGGTTGGCTGAAAGGTTTTTATCAGAGATAGAAAAAGTATTTAATGAAGGACCGAAAAAATTGTCAACAAAGGAAAAAGAGTTTTTAAAAACTTGGTTAAGAAAGATGAAACTAAGGTCAAATAATAATGATATTGAAGGCAATTATAGGTTTCATTGGATGCTTAAAGATAGCTTGGAAATCTATTTTGAACTTAAAGGACTTTGGTATTTAGGTCCAAAAAAGTCATTTAATTGGCTTTATAAAAACGATAAAGTTGCTTACAATCTTTTTAAAAACGCTTTTGAAAAAAATAAAAACACAAATGACATTGAACAATTATTAGAATACTTATATGAAATATAG
- a CDS encoding MFS transporter has translation MLNNNEQPKWLQKYIESPEKQRQLYRRTLIIVVISQIFGGAGLAAGLTVGALLAQDMLGTNSYAGVPVALFTLGSAASALLVGRISQHFGRRSGLATGFLTGGLGAIGVVIAALTNNIALLFASLLIYGAGNATNLQARYAGTDLANSTQRGTAISIAMVSTTLGAVAGPNLVDVMGGFAISIGVPALAGPFILAAAAFTLAGLVLLVLLRPDPLLVAKAIDELKTDGDHHNVKRSSKLNKRGIFAGATIMVSTQIVMVSIMTMTPVHMGDHGHGLRAVGLIIGFHIGAMYLPSLVTGILVDKIGRNAMVIAAGGILLASGVLAAVAPVDSLLVLIISLVLLGLGWNFGLISGTTIIVDATNPSNRAKIQGTVDVLIALAGASGGALSGIVVAHSSYAALSLAGGIFSLLLIPVVIWSLSDHNHYFLKKGSIQGKSR, from the coding sequence ATGTTGAATAATAATGAGCAACCAAAGTGGTTGCAAAAATACATTGAATCTCCAGAAAAACAACGACAGTTATATCGACGGACCTTGATTATAGTTGTCATTTCACAAATTTTCGGGGGTGCAGGACTTGCAGCAGGTCTAACGGTAGGAGCACTTCTTGCACAAGACATGTTAGGTACAAATAGTTATGCAGGAGTTCCAGTTGCCTTGTTTACTTTGGGATCTGCTGCGTCTGCATTGCTCGTAGGACGAATCTCCCAGCATTTTGGTCGTCGTTCAGGACTTGCCACAGGATTCTTAACTGGTGGACTCGGTGCAATAGGAGTGGTGATTGCAGCATTAACTAATAATATAGCTCTTCTTTTTGCTTCACTACTAATTTATGGTGCTGGGAATGCTACTAACTTACAAGCACGTTATGCTGGTACAGATCTAGCAAATTCCACACAAAGAGGAACAGCAATCAGTATTGCCATGGTTTCAACCACCTTAGGCGCTGTTGCAGGTCCAAACTTGGTTGATGTAATGGGAGGTTTTGCAATATCAATTGGAGTCCCAGCTCTAGCTGGTCCGTTCATTTTAGCAGCTGCTGCCTTCACCCTTGCCGGTTTGGTACTTCTAGTTTTACTTCGCCCAGACCCTCTCTTAGTTGCCAAAGCAATTGATGAGTTAAAAACTGATGGGGATCATCATAATGTCAAAAGATCTAGTAAACTAAATAAGCGAGGAATTTTTGCAGGGGCAACAATTATGGTCTCAACTCAAATCGTTATGGTATCCATTATGACTATGACACCCGTACATATGGGGGATCATGGTCATGGTCTGAGAGCGGTGGGACTAATCATTGGCTTCCACATAGGAGCAATGTACCTACCATCGCTAGTAACGGGTATCCTTGTAGATAAGATCGGAAGAAATGCAATGGTCATTGCTGCTGGCGGTATTTTACTTGCTTCTGGTGTTCTGGCTGCAGTAGCACCAGTAGATTCCTTATTGGTACTTATAATTTCACTCGTTTTACTTGGGCTTGGTTGGAATTTTGGATTAATTAGTGGAACAACTATCATCGTTGATGCAACTAATCCATCCAATCGTGCAAAGATACAAGGGACTGTTGATGTATTAATCGCTTTGGCTGGAGCATCTGGTGGTGCTCTATCTGGCATAGTTGTAGCTCATTCCAGTTATGCAGCACTTTCACTTGCCGGGGGCATCTTTTCACTACTGCTTATTCCAGTTGTTATATGGTCCCTTAGTGATCATAATCACTATTTTCTAAAAAAAGGAAGTATTCAAGGAAAGAGTAGATAA
- a CDS encoding CotY/CotZ family spore coat protein — MTVKKRKKPKGNKNCICDALKNIGDVIILTKTDNTLLYAFGDILNSSSDPLEPCYITVYFQVKEVDKCNQCITLELLKPNEGRTIDPGENCCVPLNQICTDSNLEFDIDPTNLFITVDCNTISSFQIIDL, encoded by the coding sequence ATGACTGTTAAAAAAAGAAAGAAGCCTAAAGGGAATAAAAATTGTATTTGTGATGCGTTAAAAAATATTGGAGATGTCATTATTTTAACTAAAACCGACAATACATTGTTATATGCATTTGGAGATATTCTCAATTCTTCAAGTGACCCTCTTGAACCATGTTATATAACCGTATATTTTCAAGTGAAAGAAGTTGATAAGTGCAATCAATGCATTACGTTAGAATTACTAAAACCAAATGAAGGACGTACAATTGATCCAGGGGAAAATTGTTGTGTTCCATTAAATCAAATTTGTACAGATAGTAATCTTGAATTTGATATTGATCCCACGAATCTGTTTATAACTGTTGATTGTAATACGATAAGTTCATTTCAAATAATAGACCTATAG
- a CDS encoding alpha/beta hydrolase has translation MEPVRDNPVTIDKLHEIKADTLFIQGDKEWEDLSRISEHFKQVQSIRFIIVEGADHMVTLTHPKTIVNHINLFLHKRVLE, from the coding sequence ATGGAACCAGTACGAGATAATCCTGTTACTATTGATAAATTACATGAGATTAAAGCAGATACTCTTTTTATTCAAGGGGATAAGGAATGGGAAGATCTTTCTCGAATCTCTGAACACTTCAAACAAGTACAATCAATTCGTTTTATCATCGTTGAAGGTGCAGATCATATGGTGACACTGACTCACCCTAAAACAATCGTCAATCACATTAATTTATTTTTACACAAAAGGGTATTAGAATAA
- a CDS encoding CPBP family intramembrane glutamic endopeptidase has translation MLKYHYSYHLFVFPEFSFLGLLVGVLYGGVFEEILLRLFFMSLLIWIFQKIFKRNKGYLSNKYYWIAIVISAALFAAGHLPATEMLFGELTTNLIFRCFLLNGIGGLLFGYLYWKKGFEYVVLAHMVSHISLQLLFIPLFY, from the coding sequence ATTTTAAAATATCATTATTCCTATCATTTATTTGTTTTTCCTGAATTTTCTTTTCTAGGATTATTGGTAGGCGTTTTATATGGGGGGGTTTTTGAAGAAATACTACTAAGATTATTTTTTATGTCTTTATTGATATGGATTTTCCAGAAGATTTTCAAACGAAATAAAGGTTATTTAAGTAATAAGTATTATTGGATTGCAATTGTTATATCGGCTGCCTTGTTTGCTGCTGGTCATTTACCTGCTACTGAAATGTTGTTCGGAGAGTTAACGACAAATTTAATTTTTAGATGTTTTTTACTAAACGGAATTGGTGGCTTGTTATTTGGATATCTTTATTGGAAAAAAGGTTTTGAATATGTTGTTTTAGCACATATGGTTTCTCACATTTCATTACAATTATTATTTATCCCGCTTTTTTATTAG
- a CDS encoding aminoglycoside phosphotransferase family protein, with amino-acid sequence MNLKKILENEYNINAKGFNSQTGGWASLAFEVISNNRTYFLKAYEKSRASTPKWTSLIDEYIPIINWFNNNTALNGKIIKPIKTINGNYKCEDDKAIYILFEFIYGTTIGDKNLTEEQIKSLAEIISELHSYGKEIPIATDKIREDFKLPFCLSLKEFFENDITIDSSGIRDSIGPFYPKILELIHVTENLAKILLEMKLKFVLCHTDLHNWNFMQTENNLILIDWEGLKLAPVEADMFFLVDKPYYEKFIDIYKHRHQDFEINEKVLLFYRLRRKLEDIWEWMELIYFDNLDDNEKQNSLHYLMEECHSIQHIPNYSALIIDREGRS; translated from the coding sequence ATGAATTTGAAGAAAATACTAGAAAATGAATACAATATTAATGCAAAGGGTTTTAATTCACAAACAGGAGGATGGGCATCGCTTGCTTTTGAAGTGATTAGTAACAATAGAACATATTTTTTGAAGGCATATGAAAAAAGTAGGGCTTCAACACCTAAATGGACATCTTTAATTGATGAGTATATACCAATAATTAACTGGTTTAATAATAATACTGCTCTGAATGGTAAGATTATTAAACCCATTAAAACAATAAATGGAAATTATAAATGTGAAGATGATAAAGCAATTTATATTTTATTTGAATTTATTTATGGGACTACTATAGGTGATAAAAATCTCACAGAAGAACAGATTAAAAGTCTTGCAGAAATAATATCAGAACTTCATTCTTATGGAAAAGAAATACCTATTGCAACAGATAAAATAAGAGAGGATTTCAAATTACCGTTCTGTTTGAGCTTGAAAGAATTTTTTGAGAATGATATTACAATTGATTCTAGTGGTATAAGAGATAGTATTGGACCATTCTACCCCAAAATTTTGGAATTAATCCATGTAACAGAAAATTTAGCGAAGATACTACTCGAAATGAAATTGAAGTTTGTACTATGTCATACTGATCTTCATAATTGGAATTTTATGCAAACAGAAAATAATTTAATTCTTATTGATTGGGAAGGATTAAAACTAGCACCAGTTGAAGCTGACATGTTTTTCTTAGTTGACAAACCCTATTATGAAAAGTTTATTGATATCTATAAACATAGACATCAAGATTTTGAAATTAACGAAAAGGTTCTTCTTTTTTATAGATTGAGAAGAAAATTAGAAGATATATGGGAATGGATGGAACTGATTTACTTTGACAATCTTGATGATAATGAAAAACAAAATTCTTTACATTATTTGATGGAAGAATGTCATTCAATCCAACATATACCTAATTATTCGGCCTTAATAATTGACAGGGAAGGAAGATCGTGA